A portion of the Punica granatum isolate Tunisia-2019 chromosome 7, ASM765513v2, whole genome shotgun sequence genome contains these proteins:
- the LOC116213885 gene encoding cytochrome P450 81Q32-like: MFFLYFLLFIAFYSIARHLIHKIRNLPPSPFPTLPVLGHLHLLKKPLHRTLAAISHRHGPVLLLQFGFRRVLVVASPSAAEECLTKNDIIFANRPHLLAGKYLGYNYTSLAWSSYGEHWRNLRRIASLELLSSHRLNNLSGIRAEEVTTLVKRLARKDDQAGPVEMKTALFELMMNVMMRMIAGKRYYGENVAEAELEEAKKFREIVTETFRIGGATNVGEFLPFLRKIGFKGVEKELQALQVKRDIFMHSLVEQHKREAKSGEDPNPEGEKNKTLIEVLLSLQESEPEYYKDVTIRSIMLVLLAAGTDTSAATMEWAMSLLLNHPEVLKKAQAEIDNVVGSDRLVNESDLTRLPYLHCIINETLRMYPAGPLLVPHESSEECHVGGYRVPGDTMLMINLYSIQRDPKYWPDPEKFKPERFEGMEGVKDGHKMMPFGSGRRGCPGENLALRMVGMTLGSLIQCFEWGRISEDLVDMTEGTGLTMPKARPLMAKCRPRENMMLLLSQI; this comes from the exons ATGTTCTTCCTCTACTTTCTCCTGTTCATTGCCTTCTACTCAATAGCAAGGCACCTAATCCATAAGATCCGCAACCTCCCGCCCAGCCCCTTCCCGACCCTCCCTGTCCTCGGCCACCTCCACCTCCTCAAGAAGCCCCTCCACCGCACCCTTGCTGCCATCTCTCATCGCCATGGTCCTGTCCTCCTCCTCCAGTTTGGCTTCCGCCGCGTCCTTGTCGTTGCCTCCCCTTCTGCCGCCGAGGAATGCCTCACTAAGAACGACATCATCTTTGCGAACCGTCCCCACCTCCTTGCAGGAAAGTACCTCGGTTACAACTACACGAGCCTTGCATGGTCATCCTATGGGGAACACTGGAGGAACCTGAGGCGGATCGCGTCCCTTGAGCTCCTCTCCTCCCACCGCCTCAACAACCTTTCTGGTATACGGGCCGAGGAGGTCACTACCCTTGTGAAGCGGCTCGCGAGAAAGGATGATCAGGCCGGACCAGTAGAGATGAAGACTGCCCTGTTTGAGCTTATGATGAACGTCATGATGAGGATGATTGCCGGAAAGAG gTACTATGGGGAGAATGTTGCGGAGGCGGAGCTGGAGGAAGCGAAGAAGTTCCGGGAAATAGTGACGGAGACGTTCAGGATAGGAGGGGCCACAAACGTTGGGGAGTTCTTGCCGTTCCTTAGGAAGATCGGATTCAAGGGGGTGGAGAAGGAGCTGCAGGCGTTGCAGGTGAAGAGGGACATCTTCATGCATAGCCTGGTTGAGCAGCACAAGAGGGAGGCCAAGAGTGGTGAGGATCCTAATCCAGAGGGAGAGAAGAACAAGACACTGATCGAGGTCTTGCTGTCTCTCCAAGAATCGGAGCCCGAGTACTACAAAGATGTCACGATCAGAAGCATCATGCTG GTTCTGTTAGCTGCGGGGACCGACACTTCAGCAGCGACAATGGAGTGGGCAATGTCGCTCTTGTTAAACCATCCCGAGGTCTTAAAGAAGGCACAGGCCGAGATTGACAATGTTGTGGGGTCGGACCGCCTGGTGAATGAGTCCGACCTCACCAGGCTCCCTTACCTCCACTGCATCATCAATGAGACGCTACGGATGTACCCTGCAGGCCCACTCCTGGTCCCCCACGAATCGTCCGAGGAGTGCCATGTGGGCGGATACCGGGTACCTGGGGACACAATGCTAATGATAAACCTGTACTCGATCCAGCGGGACCCAAAATACTGGCCGGACCCCGAGAAGTTCAAGCCAGAGAGGTTCGAGGGTATGGAAGGGGTCAAGGACGGGCACAAGATGATGCCCTTCGGATCGGGTAGGAGAGGGTGCCCTGGTGAGAACCTGGCGCTCAGGATGGTCGGCATGACCCTGGGATCGCTGATCCAGTGCTTCGAGTGGGGCCGGATCAGCGAGGACCTGGTGGACATGACCGAGGGGACGGGCCTCACCATGCCCAAGGCCCGGCCTTTGATGGCTAAGTGCAGGCCCCGGGAGAACATGATGCTACTCCTTTCCCAAATCTGA